The Microbacter margulisiae genomic sequence TAGTCATTCGCATCTCCTTCAAGACGGAACGTTAGCCCTTTAACCAGGAATGCGCCAAAGCTTTGTCCGGCAGATCCGGTGAAATTCATATTGATTGTTCCTTCAGGTAATCCGGCTTCACCGGTATGCTCCGCAATCTTACCGGATAACATTGCCCCTACGGCACGATCGGTGTTATGAATCGGATATTTCAATAGAACGGGCATTGCTGATTCAAGTGCAGTTTTAGTGGCTTTAATCAGTTGCAGATCCAACACGTCAGTAATCTTATGCTTTTGATCCACTACCTTTCTTACTGCATAACGATCAGCCTCAGCCGGACGGTAAAGGATTTGAGATAAATCCACTTTCCCAATCTTTGTATCTTTGGGATATGATTTTGCTTCAATAAGATCAGAACGGCCAATGATATCATCCAGTTTTGTGAAACCCATTTGGGCCAAATGTTCCCGTACCTCTTCAGCAAGGAAATTGAAGAAATTAACCAGATATTCATAGCGGCCTACGAAGTGTTGACGCAGCTTTTCATCCTGAGTAGCTACTCCCATTGGACAGGTATTCAAATGACATTTACGCATCAATACGCAACCTAATACAATCAGGGCACTGGTAGCAAAACCAAATTCTTCGGCACCTAACAAAGCCATCATCACAATATCACGTCCGGTCTTGATTTGACCATCTGTTTGCAAGCGTATATTTCCCCGTAAGTTATTTAACACCAAAGTTTGTTGGGTTTCAGCAAGCCCAAGCTCTGCCGGTAACCCAGCATGACGGATAGAACTCATCGGACTTGCTCCGGTTCCTCCTTCACAACCACTGATCAGGATCATATCTGCTTTTGCTTTCACAACTCCGGCAGCAATCGTCCCGACACCTGACTCAGCTACCAGCTTAACGCTGATGCGGGCTTTCGGATTTACATTTTTCAAATCGAAAATCAATTGAGCTAAATCCTCAATAGAATAAATATCATGATGCGGTGGCGGTGAAATCAACGAAATGCCAGGAATGGAGTGTCGTGTTTTAGCAATCATCTCATCTACCTTGAAACCAGGCAACTGACCTCCTTCTCCCGGTTTAGCTCCCTGAGCAATTTTAATCTGGATCTCATCAGCATTGATCAAATAATGCGTCGTTACACCAAAGCGCCCCGAAGCAACCTGTTTAATGGCGCTTCGTGCCGAAGTCCCGTCAGGACGCGGAATAAAACGGACAGGATCTTCTCCTCCTTCTCCCGTATTACTCTTTCCTCCGATCGTATTCATAGCAAGAGCCAAAGCTTCGTGTGCTTCCCTGCTGATTGATCCGAACGACATAGCGCCGGTTACAAACCGTTTCGTAATCTCTGAAGCCGGCTCAACCAGAGAAATATCAATTGGATTGCGCTTATAACTCATTAGGTCACGCAAAAAGATTGGAGAAGCTTTTCCATCAACCAATTGGGTATATTCTTTGAATTTCTTATAGCTGCCCAGCCGGGTAGCTAACTGAAGCTTTGAAATCGTTTCCGGATTCCAGGCATGTACCTCACCATTCACTCGGAATGCATAATTTCCATAGCCTTCCAGAATTTTATCATTCGGGTCTAGTTCAAAGCCCTTGCTGTGTGCTTTAAGTATTTCCTCTGTAATATCACTTAGATCAGCACCTTCAATCTTTGAATGCATTCCTCTGAAATATTTCTGCAGGAACGCATTGGATAAGCCAAGTGCTTCAAAAATTTTAGCTCCATTATAACTCTTTATGGTAGAGATCCCCATCTTCGACATAATCTTTAGTAGCCCCTTATGAATGCCTTTAAGATAATGTTTCTCGGCGGTCTCAAAATCAAGCTGAATCTCTTTTCGTGCAACCAGATCATTAAGCACGGCAAAGGCCATGTATGGATTGACTCCACTCGCACCGAAGCCTACCAGCAAAGCAATATGCATAGTTTCATATGCTTCAGCCGTTTCCACAATCAATGCAATCTGTGCACGTTTACATTTATCATTCAGATATTTATGTACAGCCGATAAAGCCAGCAATGAAGGAATAGGTGCCTTTTCTGCTGTAACACCCTTATCGGTCAATATTACGTAGTTATAACCTTCATCAACAGCCTTTTCTGCACTTTTACAAAGCTCTTCAATCGCGGCTTCCATACCGGCAGCGCCTTCCGCTACCGGGAATAACATAGGAAGGGATTTTGTGGTAAACCCTTTATATTTCAGGTTACATAGAATATCAAGTTCAGTATTCGTCAATACCGGTACCGGCAGGCGAACTACCTTGCAGTGTTCCGGTGACGGATGCAAAATATTTCCACCAATAGATCCAATGTAGTTAATGGTTGACATAACCAACTCTTCGCGAATCGGATCGATGGCAGGATTGGTTACCTGGGCAAATTGCTGCCGAAAATAGGTAAACAACCGTTGAGGTTGAGAGGACAACACAGCTGGTGGAATATCGTTACCCATAGAGCTGGTAGGCTCTGCTCCCGACAAGCCCATCGGAATCATAATCCGCTCAATATCCTCTTTATTATAGCCGAATACACGCAATAAAGTATCATAATTATCAACAGTATGCTTTACTTGTCTACCTGACGATAAACTACCTAAAACAACCCGGTTCTTTTCCAACCATTCTCGGTATGGATAGGCTGAAGCTAATTGCTCCTTCAATTCCCCATCAGAATATAGGATACCCTTTTCGGTATCTACCATTAACATTTTACCTGGACGTAACCTCCCTTTTTCCTTAATCTGGGAAGCGTCAATAGGCAATACTCCGGTTTCCGAAGCAATGACCATCATATCATTTTTAGTGATCAGGTAACGTGCCGGCCTCAATCCATTCCTGTCAAGCATACCGCCGGCATACTGACCATCCGAAAATATGATTGTAGCAGGGCCATCCCATGGCTCCATAAAAATACTGTGATATTCATAAAAGGCTTTTAGATCAGCCGAAATCGGGTTTTTATCGTTAAAACTTTCAGGAATAAGCATGGCTAAAGCGTGAGGAATACTCATCCCGCTCATAACGAAAAATTCAAGTACATTATCCAGTGTAGCACTGTCGCTCATGCCGGGTTGCACAATCGGGTCAAGTTCGTCCATTGAGCACAACAGTTCGGGATTCAATACACTTTTACGTGAACGCATCCAGCTACGGTTTCCCCTAATAGTATTAATTTCACCATTGTGTCCCAACAAACGGAAAGGCTGTGCAAGCGACCATGTAGGGAACGTATTGGTTGAAAAACGGGAATGTACCAATGCTAATGCGCTGGTAAAATATGGACTTGTCAAATCAGGGAAATAACTGCGCAACTGTATCGATGAAAGCATCCCTTTATAAATCAACTTCTTGGTTGATAAGCTGACAATATAAAATTGATCCTTATCTTTCAAATCGGATCCCAATACCTCATTCTCAACACGCTTACGAATCATATATAGTTTACGCTCCAAAAGATTCGAATCATCGCAACCAACGATAAACAATTGTTTGATCTCAGGCTCAGCTGCCAAAGCGACATCACCCAGCACATCCCTGTCAACAGGGACATTACGGATGGTAAGTATTGACAATCCCTCTTTTTCAACCTGTTTTTTCAGTATCGAGATAAAAATCTGTTGTTGCAACTCCTCCTTAGGCATAAAACATAACCCTGTACCATATTTACCTTTTTCTGGCACAGGAATGCCTTGAAGCAATATAAACTCATGGGGTATCTGTACCAGAATGCCCGCGCCGTCTCCGGTTTTGTTATCTGCACCTTCTGCTCCGCGGTGCATCATGTGCTCTAGCACCTGTAAACCGTTTTCGACAATATCATGAGATTTCCCGCCTTTGATGTTAACCACCAATCCTACACCACAACCATCACGCTCGTTGTCCGGATCGTACAATCCCTGTACCGGCGGAAAAGCAAAAGAATTTCTACTTACTTGTTTCATATTATTATCATTATTCATCCCTGTTGTCATAGCTCTCCTCGTCAAACTTCAAAATATTCTTACAGGAGCACTTCTTTCTGTCATTCTCATCAAATGACATGATTTCTATATCAGAAATATCAAATCGTTACTATTTCGAGCTTTGAAGCTACAAATATCCGCATTTTTTGCCTTAAAACAAAATTATTGCTCAAAATATAGCCGATTTTATGAAAAGACTTGATCTGTTGAGAATAAAAATACAAAGATAATCAATACGCTGATATTCTATCATTATACTGCAATAGAAAG encodes the following:
- the gltB gene encoding glutamate synthase large subunit, with translation MKQVSRNSFAFPPVQGLYDPDNERDGCGVGLVVNIKGGKSHDIVENGLQVLEHMMHRGAEGADNKTGDGAGILVQIPHEFILLQGIPVPEKGKYGTGLCFMPKEELQQQIFISILKKQVEKEGLSILTIRNVPVDRDVLGDVALAAEPEIKQLFIVGCDDSNLLERKLYMIRKRVENEVLGSDLKDKDQFYIVSLSTKKLIYKGMLSSIQLRSYFPDLTSPYFTSALALVHSRFSTNTFPTWSLAQPFRLLGHNGEINTIRGNRSWMRSRKSVLNPELLCSMDELDPIVQPGMSDSATLDNVLEFFVMSGMSIPHALAMLIPESFNDKNPISADLKAFYEYHSIFMEPWDGPATIIFSDGQYAGGMLDRNGLRPARYLITKNDMMVIASETGVLPIDASQIKEKGRLRPGKMLMVDTEKGILYSDGELKEQLASAYPYREWLEKNRVVLGSLSSGRQVKHTVDNYDTLLRVFGYNKEDIERIMIPMGLSGAEPTSSMGNDIPPAVLSSQPQRLFTYFRQQFAQVTNPAIDPIREELVMSTINYIGSIGGNILHPSPEHCKVVRLPVPVLTNTELDILCNLKYKGFTTKSLPMLFPVAEGAAGMEAAIEELCKSAEKAVDEGYNYVILTDKGVTAEKAPIPSLLALSAVHKYLNDKCKRAQIALIVETAEAYETMHIALLVGFGASGVNPYMAFAVLNDLVARKEIQLDFETAEKHYLKGIHKGLLKIMSKMGISTIKSYNGAKIFEALGLSNAFLQKYFRGMHSKIEGADLSDITEEILKAHSKGFELDPNDKILEGYGNYAFRVNGEVHAWNPETISKLQLATRLGSYKKFKEYTQLVDGKASPIFLRDLMSYKRNPIDISLVEPASEITKRFVTGAMSFGSISREAHEALALAMNTIGGKSNTGEGGEDPVRFIPRPDGTSARSAIKQVASGRFGVTTHYLINADEIQIKIAQGAKPGEGGQLPGFKVDEMIAKTRHSIPGISLISPPPHHDIYSIEDLAQLIFDLKNVNPKARISVKLVAESGVGTIAAGVVKAKADMILISGCEGGTGASPMSSIRHAGLPAELGLAETQQTLVLNNLRGNIRLQTDGQIKTGRDIVMMALLGAEEFGFATSALIVLGCVLMRKCHLNTCPMGVATQDEKLRQHFVGRYEYLVNFFNFLAEEVREHLAQMGFTKLDDIIGRSDLIEAKSYPKDTKIGKVDLSQILYRPAEADRYAVRKVVDQKHKITDVLDLQLIKATKTALESAMPVLLKYPIHNTDRAVGAMLSGKIAEHTGEAGLPEGTINMNFTGSAGQSFGAFLVKGLTFRLEGDANDYLGKGLSGGRVIVVPPVGTTFKSNENIIAGNTLLYGATSGEVYISGRVGERFCVRNSGAVAVVEGAGDHCCEYMTGGRTVVLGSVGRNFAAGMSGGMAYVWDPDNTFDYFCNMEMVELSLVEDVLDIKELTELIENHVRYTDSAIGKELLTDWEHSVTQFIKVMPIEYKKVLHAQRLAALEAKIANVERDY